Proteins encoded together in one [Limnothrix rosea] IAM M-220 window:
- a CDS encoding type II toxin-antitoxin system VapC family toxin, with product MSRNIVLDTGVIVALINKKEDKHEWVKETLKSLSLPFLTCESVITESCFLLQNVYDGEETVLNLLASQKIQIPFQLIEEATEVKQLMAKYKSVPMSLADACLVRMSELIEGSIIFTLDSDFYVYRQNKNQSIPLTIPD from the coding sequence ATGAGCCGAAATATCGTTTTGGATACTGGTGTGATCGTTGCACTCATCAACAAAAAAGAAGATAAGCATGAATGGGTTAAGGAAACTCTAAAAAGTTTATCTTTGCCATTTCTCACCTGTGAATCTGTTATTACTGAATCTTGTTTTCTGCTCCAAAATGTTTATGACGGCGAAGAGACCGTTTTAAACTTACTTGCTAGCCAGAAGATACAAATACCTTTTCAACTTATCGAAGAAGCAACGGAAGTTAAACAACTCATGGCAAAGTACAAATCTGTGCCAATGTCTTTGGCTGATGCTTGCCTTGTCAGAATGAGTGAGCTGATCGAAGGTAGCATCATTTTTACATTAGACAGCGATTTCTACGTCTATCGCCAAAATAAAAATCAATCTATTCCTTTAACAATACCTGACTGA